The Mercenaria mercenaria strain notata chromosome 1, MADL_Memer_1, whole genome shotgun sequence nucleotide sequence AAACTAGTAACTAATGcaacatgtatattatatgtttcagtttattttaccACCAATATAAAAGGACGCACTCTATTAAAATCTCGACGTAAATAAATGTATACTGACAACAAACACACTGAGAATTTTACAGGAGTgccttttcattttgaatttaatatatgAGTTGAACAAAATCGGGACACTGACGagtatttatccttttttttcaaTGCATAAGGAAAGACTCGAATATAAGGTTCTTTTTTCTGTTGGAACATCGAACTTTCTTCTTTCTTCAGCTGTTATAGATACATTCAATTCGACCAACGTTGTCTTTACTTGAAACGATGCCAATGTCGAAAccttatttcacgatttctgaagtaaataaagttattataacAGTGCCTTGATCTGCAAGGTGTGGATTTGCCAGGCCTTGGTCACACGAGTCCTGCGCAAGCCGTTAGCGTCCCCAGGCGCCTAGGGTTTGGGACTGTTAAACATTTCTCAAAAtgttatgaaacagaaatacccaTTTAACCATTTAAGATTTTTTCATATACTAAACTAAATTATCGGGGGTCCAAAAATTAGTTGAGAAATGGTAATAGTATGTATTCTTTCATTCAAAAAGTACTAActaatattttttacaaacaagAAGACTCTCAGACcacaatatattttgtattgaactgcataaaaatgatatatttacctGCTGCTGCTGTGTTTACAATTccatgggggcaagggacagtaaatttgaaaattccgcaactctgcgctgataccagtgcgaaaaaaatcattaaaaatccaattttgataaattcaaggcaattttTGAGCAAATGccttgcatagacatagcacttcattatgtgacattttcagcctgccgattctgttgcttccgtgataaaaacgagtaaaacgcaggtttcaggacactaaatgttgagacaaaaatgacccaaaatgcacaccttgcgcggcctgtaccgtattatctgcaaatgactgacctaaaacacatgcatatttttaaagcatgtggccagacgaaaataatggtgggaagaaaagtgtctcataaccgtttactttttccgcaaatctgagctgaagctggatggatggatgaccgtttccaattcgtctgacttccgttacctcaggtgaAGTTTTacacccggccgtctacatggagctaggagaATCGATAcgtgcacatatttattttacacaataatcactcgtacgctggaatccttagttctataaacatcataaataaccagttgaatatatatgcctgtaaagtacctatgtctattttatttaaaaaacgtacccgggccaaatgcgaaactggcccctgccactcaAATGAAGTCAGACGGCAATGGCACACGAAAGGCTATGACACGTCGTCTTGCGAGATACGTGCATTTTACCACTTCTATAAATAACAGTATACAGGCTCAGGGCTAGACTTTATGTttaattcaaagttaaaattttctataaaatgctaAACTTTGGTTTCGGTATTTAAATCTGCCCAAAGTCCAGCACGTATCCtcaatacatatttttaaaaaagctgaAAATATAAACTACCTCCCTGATTTATTGGGTTATTTGTATTTTATCTCTTTGTATTAAATACCTTCGATCTCTTTATATCAAATACCTTCGATATCTTTATCGACGCTTTTTATTTCCTGTCTGGTTTAGCAAAATAACGGGACGCTAAGCATTGATCAAAGCCTAGCTATCTGCTAGTATACTGGCATATTTCTAATTAATAAATCTATTCATTTAATTTCGCAGGTATTAGAATCGACATGTTCAGTTGACATCACATATTTTCCATTTGACACACAAACATGTGAGTTAAAGTTCACGGCCTGGAGTTATAGCAAAGCTCATGTCGAGCTTAACCAAGGGAGCAGAGGTGTACAACTTGAAGAATATGTAGAAAATTCCGCATGGAAACTGGTCGAAACATCTGCTAGAGAAATAAACACAGATGAAGCAGCAGTCTTTTTTACATTGAAGCTGAAGCGGAGACcaattttttatattataaatgcTATATTACCTGTAGTGTTTCTTTcccttttgaacatttttacgtTTCTCCTGCCGGTGTCATCGGGAGAAAGAGCCAGCTATGCAGTTACAGTGTTCCTCTCATTGGCTGTGTTTTTAACCATCATTGCGAACGAACTACCAAAAAACTCCGAAAAGACATCTCTACTCTCCGTCTATCTGATGCTCATGAGCAGTCTGAGCACTTTTATTGTCATATTGAGCATAGCTGAGGTGAGGATAGCAACTCGGAATGCTAATACAAAGCCTGTTACCAAAATATATATGATTGTCATAAAAATAGCACATTTCATCACATGTAAGACGTGCAAAAAGTCGGTAACTCCAGCAAAAGTGTCGACGCCGAAGGCTTGTAAACGTCTTGATCTGGAGGACCACATCACGTGGACCGAAGCTGTTGATGCTATTGACATAGTTTCCTTTTGGTTTTCCCTACTATTCACATTTCTCTGCACTTTGATTCTTGGTGCAGTGGCTGTAAACGGAGATACATGAAGGATACGGATAATTATTTTAGTTCACCATACATAAACGTTAATATTTGATCTATGCGTTCTgacttgtttctttgttttttagtacACATGTAAACCTGATAGTATGCACGTATTTGATATGAAATTGATAAATCTTAGTCTTAAATGTTGTTAACCTGCAGATACAGAATTACTGAAATAAAAGAATTGTgatgtatattgtatattgtaatgATCAAGCAGAAAAAAATGCTGGTACATTTTGTTAAAGCTTTCCTAGTTCAAACTTTGCATACTTGATTTGTTACGATTAAAAGCGTCAAAACCGCCGTGTACACATGTTTCTTAAACATTCCAGTATTCAAATAGTTTGCACAATTTTAACACCAATTAAAGCGAATGGTCTGCATAAAAGTATCGTTAAGaatcagaaatgaattttttttttcataactgaTTGTACAGCTACCAGAAAAATCTCGGTCCGTAGTATCTTTACATCAAAGTTTTATAACGGTATACTCCTTTTCAAAAAAGGTcccattgatctagaaaaaatgcaagaataagaAAGCACCATTGAAACGGCCTCTGGTTACAATGTACATGACAGATTGGGTCTGTTGAATAATTGCAAAGGCCACTCCAAAGTCTGAGCAAAACTTTTATTAACATTAATACacctataattataattattgattgATTATTAGTTGATTGATTAGTCCATAATTCATTTCCCAACTGGCACTACATCCAGATGAAGTTGAATACATTTTGTCAAGCTGGTATCGATTACCACAATTTGTTATTTCAATAATTAAAGTTTCTCTTTGCCCTAAAAGGATTTTTGTCcatatttaattaattaacaaACTAAGTAATATTTAATGTTCACCTCTTGACTGGTGTCGttgaaatgataataaaacagtttttgtcTTCTGGTGAGATATTTATGAAAACTAATCGACACTGTAAAAGTGATACTGACCGAGGGCCTAACCCGAGGATGATATAACTTTTCATAGGTATATAAATCCTCGTATTTGAAGAGATTGGTAGATTTTattacagtcgagtccacttaatacgaactcgcttgatacgaatttttgAGTATAACGAACAAAATCTGGATTCCAGGGCCGcgtccttctattttctttgtaaaaatatttcggtaatagcgaactcgcttcatacgaataatcggcagatacgaacacattttggaagttcCAATTAgctaaaattataatttttcatcTTTTGATACGAACTTATTTTAGAAGTCGGCGGCCACTTCGCCGAATTTACGCTTGAATAACAATTTGAAACTATACAATGTAATCGAAATGATTATCACATCAATGattaatacataataaagagaTTAACGCTATATAATGCTatgtaattatttgttttatttaaaacaaccGTGCGACCACGATGTTTGTTTGGTACTGTAATTCTATTACCGACAAATAACACAGTAAAGCATGATTATTGGATTAAAACTTCAATTGTCATACTCTGACTTGTGAAAAATGTCCAtttcaaaaatagcaaaattcagccaaaagtcataaatttcttcaaataaaatttggaaattcCATGCGTAAAGTGAAACGTTACTGTTGCTAAAATGCACTGACGTGCATGTATCTCCGCCCGGATGTCTGTTTATATATAAGTGATAAACACTTTATACTAAATTctcaatacatttgtacataaattttaattttcatactgTTTTACGTGTTGAAGTATGATTTTTGTTGAGtattatcattttaaactttaacttaatcagtttaaaactgtTCGCTACTTTCATATACCGGTGAAACTGCCGAACTTGCTCGGACAAATTACCTGAGGAGCCATACATTCGTTAATACGAATTTtgtttgatacgaacatatttcccAGGTCCccatgagttcgtataaagcgagttcgACTGTATTTGTAGTGTGCCGTTTTAACCTCACTGTTGATTCCTGCAATAGCAATTTCgttcataatttatttattttgttggatttaacgtcgcaccgacacatgataggtcctGATTTCAATCTACCTGATTTCAACTACCGAGTAGTACAAGCAGCCTACACGCAATGAAGAGAAAATCAAGACATATATAATAACTTCCAGTACAATTTAGCTACATAATGAGACCAACCGCAAGTCTCTTACCCTACCTGttcgtgaaaattttatcagGAAATGAGTTTTGTTCTCCAAACATAAGACGAAAAACTAATATTATAAAACTCATACCACATAGACTATCAAATGAAAACTATCTGAGCACACAAATCCTTAGTGTTACGAAAACAGcatttaaacagttctttttttttttaagaagttaTTTTCAAGGCAACATCAGAAGTCAAGTGTGAAATAAACCCTGAATACGGTTATTGACAGTAAAGTTAGCACTTCGCATCAAAAACTAATTATAATTTGTTAATTCAGACTTACAGCACATGCTACAAAATATGAAACACTTTTCCATATACATCATACAGAAATATACCGGTTCTTTCTATTCCAAGACGATATGACTGTTTATCGTTTTGATGCATAAAATAGAGAATCCAATTACAGATAGTTTTCATATTGGTTTTTAAAAGTCTGTCAAACATAAAAGGTAAGGGCATCTTTTCCCTTTAGCTGAACTATTTTGGGAGTCTGTAACTTTCTATAGAAAAGGCATGCATACATGAATGATTAATGTTTTCGTGTATAGTCTGAATTTGCTTGATATCACTCAAACAGAGTGCTTGGAGCTTCACGTTCTAAATCAACGGTAAAATATTTAGCTCGAATATAGAAATGTTCACGCTCCGGATAATATTTGTCACAAGACTACTGGcattatgtagaaaaaaaatcaaatattgtcGCGTTTCGGATCAGAACTGTAATATTTAACAAgtcagaaatgaaatatttgaataattgaCAATAGATTATACCATATAATTTCTTCAgaataaccttttttttttgataataacaTCATCGCAACAAAATGTTCACCAGTTGTTTACCAGTGAATGTTGGTGACTCATTTTGACAGTGATCTGTCAACACTTGCGCACGTACTGATAACCTGCTCAGAAGGTTCGGTCCAACTGAACGCAAGCGTCTCCATTCTGTCAGATCATTTAACTAACCACAGATGCCACCATTGCTAATGGGTCACCCAAATGATCACGTGAATCTCCACTGCTGTTTGGACAGCGAACTGACCACACTCGTCTCCATTACTGTTAGGACACCGCGTCTCCATTTTGATAAGGACCAAGAAACAATGGGAAAATACAGTTGAAAGCAACATATCAGTAACTGGTGGTATTgtagaagaaaaaatattatcttttctTGAATGTCTAGGTTAATCGGCTACAcataatgtattttcttttacaAGATAGATCATCAAGTATATATTTTTGGAGAGTCACAATTACTATTTGATATGATAAAAGAGCGTATCGTTGACTTATCATATAATGCTGCTTCTTGTTCTATCATTCTGGTCGTTCATTTATAACTGATCATTGATTTCTTTCGTCAGAATAGGAAATATCAAAAGTATTTTATTAGTCTAATAGTATTGCAAGTCATTTTATGAAATGATATTAAAGCTGATATACAAGTGTTAAAGATCACTCGTTTAGTTATTAATAGTCACCCGGTTCGCTTCCATTCCTATTGAGCACCCGTGATTGATCTAATCAGTTTCGGTTATATGAAATCTGATATTGAACGAatgacaatttttctattttcgttCGCAGTAGACACGTTCCAGTAGATAAAATAGTCTCGGATCACTTGTAGTACTTTGTTGattgtttcacatttttgtttCGTTCTTCGTCCCATGCGACATTAATCAATGGTTGTCAGTAAATGCGCTTAAATAATCACGAATATAAACGTTTTGTCGCTGACATATCTGTATTCCTTACTgactataattattattaataaataatttatcattaGTACGAGGGGCGGTCGGAAAATATCCGGACTTTTCATGCTCCTGCCTGTTCACGTGTGATCGAAAACAACATCGTAgtcaaattcattttcaatgaaaaGTGTGTAAACACGAAGGTTTTAGCATTTTAAACAAGGTGTTCGGGCTACCACGGACTCTATGCTGGAGAAACAGAGATCTGTAACAAAATTCCTGCTGTCCTCAGTAGATGAAAAAGTTTTACAAGTTTACAACAAGTTGGTGGAAACCCTTACCACATTTGTCAAAGGTTGCAGAAAAGTCTTTCTTAAACCTGCATATCCCGttcaacattaatttttattGTTGGGTTTTGCAGTTTAGGGCTGGCAGAACAAGCGTGAGTGACAAGCTTAGGCCAGGGACGCGCTACAATAGTGGCGAATGTTGAGGTTTCTGTCAACAAAAATCGCAGAGTGATATTGCAAGTTAGGATCAGTAAAGTGTCAGCACATAAGATTTTACGCGCAAGATTATGTGTAAACAGTGTAAGAGCCAGGCGGATGCTGAGACAGCTAACAGAAGAGCAAAGGGTATTCAGCCGGGATACAATAGCCAAAGAACATTTGAGGCGTTTTAACattgatgaaaatgttttgttttgttttgaactgTTTTGTCACTGGGGATGAAATGTAGGTTCATTATGCTGAACCTAATAGAAAAGCTCAGTCACGAGCTGGTTCCCCACCTCCAAAGTTTAAGTTGTCTCCCTCTGGCAAACTTATATATTGGTTTCTTTTTCTGATTCACATAGATTAAAACTGGCTCATTTCATGCCAAACTGTGCTGCTAGATACTATTCAGAAGTAATTTTGGAAAATAAACTTAAGGAAAAACTGAAAAGTTGCGTCCAAGGCTAACCCAGAAAAATGTCATTTTGCATAACAATGTCCCCTCTCATACTGCCTCATCTACAGTGGAACTAATCAACTCCTTCAAGTGACAATTGATGTCCGACCTTAGTACAACCCAGACCTTGCTCCCTTCGACTTTTATTTCTTCTACATAACTGAAAAAATGCTCGCTGGAAACAAATATGAGACCAGGGCAGCTTTGATTTCAGCTGTAAATCGGTTCCTCAGCAGTAGGTCTACTTCATGGTTTACAGAGGAAATAAACCACAAAGATAGTAAACGTGTGTAGACATAGGCTGAGAATACTTGAAAAAAGagtaaaaagaatttttaaaaatattgaacgGTTTTTGAGAAAGAACAAAAAGTCCGGATATTTTGCGACCGGTCATCATATACTGCTAACACTTTTGTGTTTCACAATAAAGTCTTTGTCAGATTAGTTAATGTGTATTTTCGACCTGTGTGTAGACGTGCAACAGAAACGTTAGAGGAACAACATTGCAGCATATACGAACAAAATATGGACACAAACACTGTGCTTTTATGTTTCGTACATTTATCCATGCTCTTTCCTATgagagccgcgccataagaaaaccaacatagtgggtttgcgaccagcatggatctagaccagtctgcgcatccgcgcagtctggtctggatccatgctgttcgctgtcaaagactattgcaattgagaaactgttagcgaacagcatggatcctgaccagactgtacggatgcgcaggctggtctggatccatgctggtcgcaaacccactatgttggttttctcatggcgcggctctgtGTATTCTATATACGGGATTAGCTGGaactggattgcgcgtttaccacccgtggcATAGAGCTCCGAATTCGGCCTTAACCTACTGGGCCTCCGTCAGAGCTATATTCccttccattaaaaaatatgatatataaggTTTCAACTTATATATCTCAGTATAAACGCATTttgcttaaaaaaaatatttacttggCAAACTAAGGCTAAAACTAATTTAAACTTTGCCGAAAATatgtaacattgaaaaaaaaagacataaaataaaaggaatttcTTTGCGAAGAGTAAGTATATagaattgtgtgtgtgtgtttggggtggggtgggagtgggggggggtgggagtgggggggggggtggttagCGCCAATAAATCAGTCATATTAACGACGGTGTCCACTTATAACAGTGATCGCAATGCCCAACttaatagtgctgcctcactggaatatcacgtcgtagacacgtgacatgataccccacctattctcattatactgacaccgggctgaacAGCCCTAGATCTATCTAAATGTTGAGTGCCAAACGATAAAGCTACTTCTACCATTTTTCGCGGCTTTGGTATAACATGGTCAGGAAacaaacccatgacctcccgcacacGATGCAGTTTGCtcaaccactaggctaccgaggcggttggtATATGAAAGAGTGGCAACAGATGAATGATGCATAGTACCCACACTCAAAAGAGGCTTTTTCATGATCGAATTGGTTTAGTATGTTTCCTAGTCTTGACCATGTATCTATGGTATTCCAAGGGATCGGAAGCGGCATGTCCACAGTATAAGCATTAATATTGTCATTTTGTGATAGGCTCGGAAGAAAATGTTTGGGCACATCAATTATATAggatttacacaaaaaaaaacagtgcaGAATGTAAGAGAATTAAATGTTTGAAGAAAATTCCAAAAtcatatatgaatgtataatcggtctgtttattttcatctttttcgTCGTTATGGAATATTTTTGTTTCCATACTAAAccaaaaactttacaaaaagatGGATAAATCACGGAAGTATACTATGTTCAATTCCGTGGATAAATGTTGcgatgttttcacattattacgcATACAAAAAAACTGAATGAATTTTAACGgttagattttgtttattttagacTTTTGCTACCTGAagattgcaataaataatttagtgAATCTGCAAAATAATTAAGACATTTGCACACAGAAGAAAATTTTGCAAATCAGTTATATCAGCTTTCAcaacctttaaaatatttaaaaagtttcaaacccatgtaagcataaaacatatttactaaaaaGATACCTTATCATACTGATCTCGTTcatttgtatttctttctgtataattatttagaaaagataaatcattatcagcagatattttttttttgctaatttaaGAGACAAATATGCcttttcttacttttcttgaaaatatattgctGAACCAAGATTCCTTTCTTCTTCAAAAACAAAGAGTCTGTTACTTTAGCGCCAAAAGTTTGCAGGAAATTTGCAGcaaacaaatttgcataattgtttgcaGCAAAGTCGCCGCAaactaatttacataaaaagtttGCCAAAACTAAAGCTCGCCAGAACATTGCCAGAAGTTCGCCAGAAAGGTTTTGGCGAATTCGCtgcaaacttttaccatgcaaattaggCTTGCCGCATTTACCGCAaacttcatttgcatattcatttgcataacttgcttgcggcaaatttgccgcaacgtTCGCCGGAAGCCTTTTAATGAATGCGGGTTTATTTCTAATGCATAACTTTGTTGACTGAATTATTTTCGCAGGTATTAGAATCGACATGTTCAGTTGACATCATTTATTTTCCATATCTCACACAAACGTGTTAGTTAAAGTTCACAGCCTGGAGTTATAGCAAAGCTCATGTCGAGCTTAACCAGGGGAGCAGAGGTGTACAACTTGAACAATATGTAGAAAATTCCGCATGGGAACTTGTCGAAACTAACACAGATGAAGCAGTGGTGTTCTTTGCTTTGAAGTTGAAGCGAAGAccaaatttttatataataaatgctATATTACCTGTAGTGTTTCTTTcccttttgaacatttttacgtTTCTCCTGACGGTGTTAACGGGAGTATtctctctcccttaattattgattGTGTTAAATCAATGCCAtcaaattggattgtctcccttacattatctaaagtcgtgtcattcatggcCCAAATCAATAATTCTATATCATAGATTTTGCATTGATTTTGATATTGCTTTGGGCTCTACACTGAAATGAAGCTCACATATTATTTCTGCATTTAGGCCGTTTTcaatataaatcatgttgttttatatagattcatgtagaaatatttt carries:
- the LOC123545559 gene encoding acetylcholine receptor subunit delta-like, which gives rise to MDTNAVLLRFVLLSALFPTNIFCQSGKNVNSLLTYLFTTEGYNKKVRPLTDQSQAVDVSVDFYLNSVIEFDEQDESLKTSGFLSCSWTDQYLTWTPSAYNNINELFIPQDDIWKPDISLRNTFKSFTGLGASYLNAYVTSAGTVEWNPYQVLESTCSVDITYFPFDTQTCELKFTAWSYSKAHVELNQGSRGVQLEEYVENSAWKLVETSAREINTDEAAVFFTLKLKRRPIFYIINAILPVVFLSLLNIFTFLLPVSSGERASYAVTVFLSLAVFLTIIANELPKNSEKTSLLSVYLMLMSSLSTFIVILSIAEVRIATRNANTKPVTKIYMIVIKIAHFITCKTCKKSVTPAKVSTPKACKRLDLEDHITWTEAVDAIDIVSFWFSLLFTFLCTLILGAVAVNGDT